One part of the Algibacter sp. L1A34 genome encodes these proteins:
- the lon gene encoding endopeptidase La, which translates to MKKSKFTTLDSLSLQEFDENSELIPLMTPEDEEAINNEELPETLPILSLRNTVLFPGVVIPITAGRDKSIKLINDANKGGKVIGVVAQKDESVENPSASEIHETGTVARILRVLKMPDGNVTVIIQGKKRFKVAEVLTEEPYMTATIRDISEAKPAIKNKEFSAIIESIKELALEIIKESPNIPSEASFAIKNIESNSFLINFVSSNMNLSVIEKQSLLEMDDLKSRALATLKFMNVEFQKLELKNDIQSKVQMDMSQQQREYFLHQQMKTIQEELGGVSHDEEIEEMKIKAKSKLWDKTVAKHFEKEVAKMQRMNPQVAEYSIQRNYLELFLDLPWNKFSKDKFDLKRAMKILDRDHFGLEDVKRRIIEYLAVLKLRNDMKSPILCLYGPPGVGKTSLGKSIAEALGREYVRISLGGLRDEAEIRGHRKTYIGAMPGRIIQSLKKAGTSNPVFVLDEIDKLANSHQGDPSSAMLEVLDPEQNSEFHDNFLEMGYDLSKVMFIATSNSLNTIQPALRDRMEIINVTGYTIEEKVEIGKRHLLPKQLKEHGLTSDNLKIGKPQLEKIVEGYTRESGVRGLDKQVAKMVRYAAKNIAMEEDYNVKVSNEDIIEVLGGPKMERDKYENNNVAGVVTGLAWTSVGGDILFIESIISKGKGVMTITGNLGKVMKESSTIAMEYIKSYAEEFGIDPTVFDKYNVHIHVPEGATPKDGPSAGVTMLTSLVSLFTQKKVKKSLAMTGEITLRGKVLPVGGIKEKILAAKRARIKEILLCEENRRDIEEIKPEYLKGLTFHYVTEMSDVIKYAITDEKVKNAKLL; encoded by the coding sequence ATGAAAAAATCAAAATTTACAACTCTTGACAGTTTGTCATTACAGGAATTTGATGAAAACTCAGAATTAATTCCATTAATGACGCCTGAAGATGAAGAAGCTATAAATAATGAAGAATTGCCAGAAACATTGCCAATTCTTTCATTACGAAATACGGTATTGTTTCCTGGTGTAGTAATTCCAATTACTGCAGGACGAGATAAATCGATAAAATTGATAAATGATGCAAACAAAGGCGGAAAAGTTATTGGTGTTGTCGCTCAAAAGGATGAATCTGTAGAAAACCCGTCGGCTAGTGAAATTCACGAAACAGGAACGGTAGCACGTATTTTACGTGTTTTAAAAATGCCTGATGGTAATGTAACAGTTATTATTCAGGGCAAAAAACGCTTTAAAGTAGCAGAAGTGCTTACGGAAGAACCGTATATGACTGCTACCATTAGAGATATTTCTGAAGCTAAACCAGCCATTAAAAACAAAGAGTTTTCAGCTATTATAGAATCAATAAAAGAGTTAGCTCTAGAAATTATAAAAGAAAGCCCGAACATACCAAGCGAGGCATCTTTCGCTATAAAAAATATTGAAAGCAATTCGTTTTTAATAAACTTTGTATCGTCTAATATGAATCTTTCAGTGATCGAAAAACAGTCGCTTTTAGAAATGGACGATCTTAAATCGCGTGCCTTAGCAACCTTGAAATTCATGAATGTTGAGTTTCAAAAATTAGAACTTAAGAATGATATTCAGTCTAAAGTTCAAATGGATATGAGTCAGCAGCAACGTGAATATTTTCTTCATCAACAAATGAAAACTATTCAAGAAGAATTGGGTGGTGTAAGTCATGATGAGGAAATCGAAGAAATGAAAATCAAGGCGAAATCTAAGCTTTGGGATAAAACAGTTGCTAAGCACTTTGAAAAAGAAGTTGCAAAAATGCAACGCATGAACCCGCAAGTTGCAGAGTATTCTATACAGCGTAACTATTTAGAGTTGTTTTTAGATTTACCATGGAATAAGTTTAGTAAAGATAAGTTCGATTTAAAACGTGCTATGAAAATTCTAGATCGCGATCATTTTGGTTTAGAAGATGTAAAGCGCCGTATTATAGAATATTTAGCAGTTTTAAAACTTCGTAACGATATGAAATCGCCTATTTTATGTTTGTACGGACCTCCGGGAGTTGGTAAAACATCTTTAGGAAAATCTATTGCAGAAGCTTTAGGACGTGAATATGTTAGAATTTCATTAGGTGGTTTAAGAGATGAAGCTGAAATTCGTGGACACCGTAAAACTTATATTGGTGCTATGCCAGGGCGTATTATTCAGAGCTTGAAAAAAGCGGGAACATCGAATCCTGTTTTTGTTTTAGATGAAATTGATAAGTTAGCAAATTCACATCAAGGCGATCCATCTTCAGCTATGCTTGAAGTTTTAGATCCTGAGCAAAACAGTGAGTTTCATGATAACTTCTTAGAAATGGGTTACGACCTATCTAAAGTGATGTTTATAGCAACCTCCAACAGTTTAAATACTATACAGCCAGCTTTGCGTGACCGTATGGAAATTATAAATGTAACGGGTTATACCATTGAGGAAAAGGTTGAAATTGGTAAACGTCATTTACTTCCAAAGCAGTTAAAAGAGCACGGATTAACTTCCGATAACTTAAAAATAGGCAAACCGCAATTAGAAAAAATTGTTGAAGGATACACACGAGAATCTGGTGTGCGTGGTTTAGATAAGCAAGTGGCAAAAATGGTGCGTTATGCAGCCAAAAATATAGCCATGGAAGAAGATTATAATGTAAAAGTTTCTAACGAAGATATTATTGAAGTATTGGGTGGTCCAAAAATGGAGCGCGATAAATACGAAAATAATAACGTAGCTGGTGTTGTTACAGGTTTAGCCTGGACGAGCGTTGGTGGTGATATTCTGTTTATAGAGTCTATTATTTCTAAAGGAAAAGGAGTGATGACGATTACAGGAAATCTTGGTAAGGTTATGAAAGAATCGTCTACCATTGCCATGGAATATATAAAATCTTATGCTGAAGAATTTGGAATAGATCCAACGGTATTCGATAAATATAATGTACATATTCACGTGCCAGAAGGCGCTACTCCAAAAGATGGACCAAGTGCAGGTGTAACTATGCTAACCTCACTCGTATCTTTATTTACTCAGAAAAAAGTAAAGAAAAGTTTAGCGATGACAGGAGAGATTACATTACGTGGAAAAGTTTTACCAGTTGGTGGAATTAAAGAGAAAATTTTAGCAGCAAAACGCGCTAGGATTAAAGAAATCTTGTTGTGCGAAGAAAATCGTCGTGATATAGAAGAGATTAAACCTGAATATTTAAAAGGGTTAACGTTTCATTATGTTACAGAAATGAGTGATGTTATTAAGTATGCAATTACTGATGAAAAGGTGAAAAATGCTAAACTATTATAG
- the porQ gene encoding type IX secretion system protein PorQ — MFKNIATFFCFSFGLFASAQVGGESTYQFLNLVSSPRQAALGGKVLTNVDYDVTQALYNPATINVEMDNQLALNYVSYLGGIGYGTAAYAYTLDRRTQTIHAGITYVNYGDFDGYDEDGNSTGTFSGSETALSLGYATQVGYSDFYFGANLKLITSKLEQYSSFGAAVDLGLIYINEDLDFNAALVVRNLGGQITTYAGLNESLPFEVSLGLSQRLEHVPIRWHVTFENLQEWPIARPNPARETSDLSGGSSSEEIGFIGQVIRHTILGAELFPESGFNIRLGYNFRRGEELRIVDQRNFSGVSAGISIKMNKMRFSYTHSKYTSAANANFFGLQIDLR; from the coding sequence ATGTTTAAAAATATTGCTACGTTTTTTTGTTTTTCTTTTGGCTTATTTGCGTCTGCGCAAGTAGGTGGAGAATCTACGTATCAATTTTTAAATTTAGTATCATCGCCACGACAAGCCGCTTTAGGGGGCAAAGTATTAACAAATGTGGATTATGATGTTACTCAAGCTCTGTACAATCCGGCTACCATAAATGTAGAAATGGATAATCAATTAGCCTTAAACTATGTGAGTTATTTAGGAGGGATAGGTTACGGTACAGCCGCCTATGCTTATACTCTTGATAGACGAACACAAACCATTCATGCCGGTATAACTTATGTTAATTATGGTGATTTTGATGGTTATGATGAAGATGGAAACTCTACAGGAACTTTTAGCGGAAGCGAAACAGCTTTATCCTTAGGTTATGCTACTCAAGTAGGGTATTCAGATTTTTATTTCGGTGCAAACTTAAAATTAATTACTTCAAAATTAGAACAATACAGTTCCTTTGGTGCGGCTGTGGATTTAGGATTAATTTATATTAATGAAGATTTAGATTTTAATGCGGCTTTGGTTGTCCGAAATTTAGGAGGGCAAATTACAACGTATGCTGGTTTAAATGAGTCGTTGCCTTTCGAGGTAAGTTTAGGATTATCTCAAAGGTTAGAACATGTACCAATACGTTGGCATGTTACTTTTGAAAATTTACAAGAATGGCCTATTGCTAGACCCAATCCTGCGCGTGAAACTAGTGATTTAAGTGGAGGTAGCTCTTCTGAGGAAATTGGATTTATAGGCCAAGTTATTAGGCATACAATTTTAGGTGCCGAACTTTTTCCTGAAAGCGGTTTTAATATTCGTTTAGGTTATAATTTTAGAAGAGGCGAGGAACTCCGAATTGTAGATCAGCGTAATTTTTCTGGTGTTTCCGCAGGTATTTCAATTAAAATGAATAAAATGCGCTTTAGTTATACACATTCAAAATATACGAGTGCTGCAAATGCTAATTTTTTTGGATTACAAATAGATTTACGGTAA
- the cmk gene encoding (d)CMP kinase translates to MNKITIAIDGFSSTGKSTVAKQLAKYFGYVYVDSGAMYRAVTYYAMQNGLISKEDFNIEALIYQLDNINITFKFNENLGFAEVYLNNENIERAIRTLEVSSFVSKVAAISEVRQKLVEQQQKMGQDKGVVMDGRDIGTVVFKDAELKLYMIASAEKRAIRRFDELIERGDNVLYEDVLKNVQERDFIDSTREDSPLVKADDAIEIDNSDMTLDEQFDKILRLAKMTIEDCE, encoded by the coding sequence ATGAATAAAATTACTATAGCCATCGACGGGTTTTCTTCAACCGGAAAAAGTACCGTAGCAAAACAACTTGCTAAATATTTTGGTTACGTGTATGTCGATTCTGGCGCCATGTATCGTGCGGTGACTTATTATGCCATGCAAAATGGATTAATTTCTAAGGAAGATTTTAATATTGAAGCTTTAATTTATCAGCTAGATAATATTAATATCACTTTTAAATTTAATGAAAATTTAGGCTTTGCCGAAGTGTATTTAAATAACGAAAATATAGAAAGAGCTATTAGAACGCTAGAGGTTTCTAGCTTTGTTAGTAAAGTGGCTGCCATTTCGGAGGTTAGACAAAAACTTGTTGAACAACAACAAAAAATGGGGCAGGATAAAGGTGTTGTTATGGATGGCAGAGATATCGGGACCGTAGTTTTTAAAGATGCTGAGCTTAAATTGTACATGATCGCTTCCGCGGAAAAAAGAGCCATTCGCCGGTTCGATGAACTTATTGAGCGTGGAGATAACGTTTTATATGAAGATGTATTGAAAAACGTTCAAGAACGTGACTTTATAGATTCTACTCGAGAAGATTCGCCTTTAGTTAAAGCCGATGATGCTATTGAAATAGATAATTCAGACATGACATTGGATGAACAATTCGATAAAATTTTACGTCTTGCCAAAATGACAATTGAGGATTGTGAATAG
- a CDS encoding LysM peptidoglycan-binding domain-containing protein, translated as MTMKAKYQSVLDLGESLNIQNGDVKEENGQLKVTGTANTPYEKNLIWDKIKEIGGDNPTDIMADIKVADETVFHRHTVKSGETLGKIAIQYYGKAAKYQDIFKANSDILKNPDVIHPDQELIIPNL; from the coding sequence ATGACAATGAAAGCAAAGTACCAATCTGTATTAGATCTAGGCGAATCTTTAAACATCCAAAATGGTGATGTTAAAGAAGAAAACGGACAATTAAAAGTTACAGGAACAGCAAATACTCCATACGAGAAAAACCTAATTTGGGATAAAATTAAAGAAATTGGTGGAGACAACCCAACAGACATTATGGCTGATATTAAAGTGGCTGACGAAACTGTTTTTCATAGACATACTGTAAAAAGCGGTGAGACTCTAGGAAAAATAGCAATTCAATACTATGGTAAAGCTGCTAAATATCAAGATATTTTTAAGGCAAACTCTGATATCTTAAAAAATCCAGATGTAATTCACCCAGACCAAGAATTAATTATTCCTAATTTATAA
- the rpsA gene encoding 30S ribosomal protein S1, whose protein sequence is MAENANPAEVEATDANPVEAPVVSEAKANPEKFLADFNWHNYEEGIDEVDSQQLEEFEKLVAENFVDTLNDEVVEGTVVHISDRDAIIDINAKSEGVISLNEFRYNPGLSVGDKVEVLIDVREDATGQLILSHRKARVIQAWDRVNKAHETGEIVNGFVKCRTKGGMIVDVFGIEAFLPGSQIDVKPIRDYDQYVNKTMEFKVVKINHEFKNVVVSHKALIEADIEIQKKEIIGQLEKGQVLEGIVKNITSYGVFIDLGGVDGLVHITDLSWSRINHPNEIVELDQKLNVVILDFDENKSRIQLGLKQLSKHPWEALAEEVKVGDKVKGKVVVIADYGAFIEVADGVEGLIHVSEMSWSTHLRSAQDFVSVGDEVEAVILTLDREDRKMSLGIKQLSADPWTDITTKYPLASKHTGIVRNFTNFGVFVELEEGIDGLIYISDLSWTKKIKHPSEFCAVGDKLDVVVLELDVEGRKLSLGHKQTTVNPWDKYETEFALDTVHNAAITEIVDKGATIEFNEDIVAFVPSRHLEKEDGTKLKKGEAADFKIIEFNKEFKRVVASHTAVFRAEEAKMVKQAVRKAESQAAESKPTLGDANDALQALKDKMDGKI, encoded by the coding sequence ATGGCGGAAAACGCAAACCCAGCTGAAGTTGAAGCAACTGACGCAAACCCTGTTGAAGCTCCAGTTGTATCTGAAGCAAAAGCAAACCCTGAAAAATTCTTAGCAGATTTTAACTGGCACAATTACGAAGAAGGAATTGATGAAGTTGATAGTCAGCAATTAGAAGAGTTTGAAAAATTAGTAGCTGAAAATTTCGTTGACACATTAAACGATGAGGTTGTTGAAGGTACAGTAGTACACATTTCTGATAGAGATGCTATTATTGATATTAACGCAAAATCTGAAGGTGTTATTTCTTTAAACGAATTTCGTTACAACCCAGGTTTATCTGTAGGTGATAAAGTTGAAGTATTAATTGATGTGCGTGAAGATGCAACTGGTCAATTAATCTTATCTCACAGAAAAGCTCGTGTAATCCAAGCATGGGATCGTGTAAATAAAGCACACGAAACTGGAGAAATCGTTAACGGTTTTGTAAAATGCAGAACTAAAGGTGGTATGATTGTAGATGTTTTCGGAATTGAAGCATTCTTACCAGGATCTCAAATTGATGTTAAACCAATTAGAGATTACGATCAATATGTAAACAAAACTATGGAATTCAAAGTTGTGAAAATCAACCATGAATTTAAAAACGTTGTTGTTTCTCATAAAGCTTTAATTGAAGCTGATATTGAAATCCAGAAAAAAGAAATTATTGGTCAATTAGAAAAAGGTCAAGTATTAGAAGGTATTGTTAAAAATATTACTTCTTACGGTGTATTCATCGATCTTGGTGGTGTTGACGGATTAGTTCACATTACAGATTTATCTTGGTCTAGAATCAACCATCCAAATGAGATTGTTGAATTAGATCAAAAATTAAATGTTGTAATTCTTGACTTTGATGAAAACAAATCTAGAATCCAATTAGGTCTTAAACAATTATCTAAACATCCATGGGAAGCTCTTGCAGAAGAGGTGAAAGTTGGTGATAAAGTAAAAGGTAAAGTTGTTGTAATCGCTGATTACGGTGCATTTATCGAAGTTGCAGATGGTGTTGAAGGTTTAATTCACGTTTCTGAAATGTCTTGGTCTACGCATTTACGTTCTGCTCAAGATTTCGTTTCTGTTGGAGATGAAGTTGAAGCAGTAATCTTAACTTTAGATAGAGAAGATCGTAAAATGTCTCTTGGTATCAAGCAATTATCTGCAGATCCATGGACAGATATTACTACTAAATACCCATTAGCTTCTAAGCATACAGGTATTGTACGTAACTTTACAAACTTTGGTGTTTTTGTTGAATTAGAAGAAGGAATTGACGGATTAATTTATATCTCTGATTTATCTTGGACTAAGAAAATTAAACATCCATCTGAATTCTGCGCTGTTGGCGATAAATTAGATGTAGTTGTATTAGAGTTAGATGTTGAAGGTCGTAAATTATCTTTAGGACACAAACAAACAACTGTTAACCCTTGGGATAAATACGAAACTGAGTTTGCTTTAGATACAGTTCACAACGCTGCAATCACTGAGATTGTTGATAAAGGAGCTACTATCGAGTTTAACGAAGATATCGTTGCATTTGTACCATCTCGTCACTTAGAGAAAGAAGACGGAACTAAGCTTAAGAAAGGTGAAGCTGCAGACTTTAAAATTATTGAATTCAACAAAGAATTCAAAAGAGTTGTAGCATCTCACACTGCTGTATTTAGAGCAGAAGAAGCTAAAATGGTTAAGCAAGCAGTAAGAAAAGCTGAATCTCAAGCAGCAGAGTCAAAACCTACTTTAGGTGATGCCAATGATGCTTTACAAGCGCTTAAAGATAAAATGGACGGAAAAATATAA
- a CDS encoding beta-glucosidase family protein: MKNTIKHQYVVALLLSVITCSTMFSQNKSSKNFSIDEINTKVDSILPLLTLEEKVAMCHAQSKFSTPGVDRLGIPEIWMSDGPHGVRAEISWDSWDYAGWTNDSITAFPALTCLAATFRPELSAQYGMSVGEEALYREKDVLLGPGVNIYRTPLNGRNFEYLGEDPYLASKMVVPYIKGVQKNGVAACVKHYALNNQEHWRNIINVEVSDRALHEIYLPAFKASVQEAGVWSIMGAYNKVRGQFACHNELLLNDILKKDWGFDGVVISDWSGAHSTEESALYGLDMEMGTGTDGLGTSTANHYDHYYLASPFLKAIKNGDMDEALVNDKVRRILRLMYRTNMNPNKALGKINNKEHHDVARKIATEGIVLLKNENNFFPIEDKEGLTIAVIGENATRSMTAGGGSSELKPKFEISPLEGLKQRYKKAKIIHAMGYHTGSSVYDNIIPSNLNQDSLRIEAIATAKKADIVLYVGGLNKSHLQDCEGDDRQSYELPYNQEELINQLKAVSPKLGMLLVTGNAVETPWLSKVDGLLQTWYLGSMAGHAIADVVSGDVNPSGKLPFSFPKKLKDNGAHFYGEISYPGDGTNQYYKEDILVGYRWHDTKKIASQYAFGYGLSYTKFSLSNIKADQNKYNTKDNITVSCSINNTGNLEGDEVVQVYIGKKNSKVKRALKELKGFNKASLTKGESKNVSISIPVSSLAYYNESISDWSIEKGDYLIYVGNASNNISKTIKISVQ; the protein is encoded by the coding sequence ATGAAAAATACAATTAAGCATCAATATGTTGTCGCGTTATTACTTTCAGTTATTACATGTAGCACCATGTTTTCGCAAAACAAATCATCTAAAAATTTTAGTATAGATGAAATAAACACAAAAGTTGACAGCATATTACCGTTACTTACTTTAGAAGAAAAAGTAGCAATGTGTCATGCACAATCAAAATTTAGTACACCTGGCGTTGATAGATTAGGTATTCCTGAAATATGGATGTCCGATGGTCCACACGGTGTTAGAGCAGAAATTAGTTGGGATTCTTGGGATTATGCTGGATGGACTAACGATTCTATAACCGCTTTCCCTGCACTTACATGTTTGGCTGCTACATTTAGACCAGAACTATCCGCTCAATATGGAATGAGTGTTGGAGAAGAAGCCCTTTACAGAGAAAAAGATGTACTATTAGGTCCTGGTGTAAATATTTACAGAACACCTCTAAACGGAAGAAACTTCGAGTATTTAGGAGAAGACCCATATTTGGCTTCAAAAATGGTAGTACCATATATAAAGGGCGTTCAGAAAAATGGTGTAGCCGCTTGTGTTAAACATTATGCACTAAACAATCAAGAACATTGGCGTAATATTATAAATGTTGAAGTTAGTGATAGAGCATTGCATGAAATATACCTACCAGCCTTTAAAGCCTCTGTTCAAGAAGCAGGCGTATGGTCTATTATGGGTGCTTATAATAAAGTCAGAGGTCAATTTGCATGTCATAATGAATTGTTGCTAAACGATATATTGAAAAAAGATTGGGGCTTTGATGGTGTTGTAATAAGCGATTGGAGTGGCGCACACTCCACAGAGGAATCTGCTCTTTATGGCTTAGATATGGAAATGGGAACTGGAACAGATGGCTTAGGAACATCTACAGCAAACCACTATGATCACTACTATTTAGCTTCACCTTTTCTTAAAGCTATTAAAAATGGAGACATGGATGAAGCTTTGGTTAACGATAAAGTTAGACGTATTTTAAGACTTATGTATCGAACTAACATGAACCCAAATAAAGCATTAGGAAAAATAAATAATAAAGAACATCATGATGTTGCTAGAAAAATTGCAACTGAAGGTATTGTGTTATTAAAAAATGAAAATAATTTCTTTCCTATTGAAGATAAAGAAGGATTAACAATCGCTGTGATAGGTGAAAACGCAACTCGCTCTATGACTGCTGGTGGTGGTTCTTCGGAATTAAAACCCAAATTTGAAATATCTCCGCTTGAAGGATTAAAACAACGCTACAAAAAAGCTAAAATAATCCATGCCATGGGATATCATACTGGTTCTTCGGTTTACGATAATATAATTCCTTCTAATTTAAATCAAGATTCATTGAGAATAGAAGCTATTGCAACCGCTAAAAAAGCAGATATTGTTTTATACGTTGGCGGATTAAACAAAAGCCACTTACAAGATTGCGAAGGTGATGATAGACAATCTTACGAGTTACCATATAATCAAGAAGAGCTAATTAACCAATTAAAAGCAGTTTCACCAAAATTAGGCATGTTGCTAGTTACTGGAAATGCAGTTGAAACACCTTGGTTATCTAAAGTTGATGGTTTATTGCAAACTTGGTATTTAGGTAGTATGGCTGGCCATGCTATTGCAGATGTTGTTAGTGGAGATGTAAATCCTTCTGGAAAATTACCCTTCTCTTTTCCTAAAAAATTAAAAGATAATGGCGCTCACTTTTACGGCGAAATATCTTATCCTGGAGATGGAACAAATCAATATTACAAAGAAGATATTTTAGTTGGCTACAGATGGCACGATACCAAAAAGATTGCCTCGCAATATGCATTTGGTTATGGCTTATCTTACACAAAATTTAGTCTATCAAATATTAAAGCGGACCAAAATAAGTATAATACAAAAGATAACATTACAGTCTCTTGCAGTATAAACAATACAGGTAATCTTGAAGGAGACGAAGTTGTACAGGTCTATATTGGTAAGAAAAACTCTAAAGTAAAAAGAGCTTTAAAAGAATTAAAAGGTTTTAATAAAGCATCGCTTACAAAAGGAGAATCTAAAAATGTAAGCATTAGTATTCCTGTAAGTTCTTTAGCTTATTATAACGAATCTATATCCGATTGGAGCATTGAAAAGGGCGACTATCTAATCTATGTTGGTAATGCATCCAATAATATTTCAAAAACAATAAAAATAAGTGTTCAATAA
- a CDS encoding DUF2892 domain-containing protein has protein sequence MLNTYFRVIVGTLVIVSMLLTLYVNQNWMWFTVFIGVNLIQSAFTKWCLLEVILTKLGAKKSGASCAVKN, from the coding sequence ATGTTAAATACATATTTCAGAGTTATTGTTGGCACATTGGTAATTGTTAGTATGCTACTAACACTTTATGTAAATCAAAATTGGATGTGGTTCACTGTTTTTATTGGTGTAAACTTAATACAATCGGCCTTTACAAAATGGTGTTTATTAGAGGTTATACTTACAAAACTCGGTGCTAAAAAAAGTGGTGCAAGCTGTGCTGTAAAAAACTAA